GTTGCCACCGAGTAACAGGACGTCGTCGATGACCGCGAGGGCGGACCGGTTCACCGGCTTCGTCGACCGGTGGACGCGGGTCCCGTCAGAGCGGTCGTAGGCGGTGAGGCCGGTGTCTCTGTCGGCGACCCAGACTCGGAGGGCGGAGGTCGTAACGGCGCCGACCGTGGTCCCGATGTTCGTGTCCCACTGCGACTCGCCGGTCTCGCGATCGAGAGCGTGGACGTCGCCCGAATCCGTCCCGACGACCACGAGCGAGTTGTCTACCGCCGGTGCCGTGGAGGCCGTCCCGACGTCGCCGTTCCGCCACGACACGCCGGTGTCCCCGATCGGGTACGCGCCGATGCCATTCCGGCGGCTCGCCGCGAAGAACGTCTGGCCGTGAATCTGCCCACAGGACTCGCCGTAGATCTTCATTACGTCCCAGTCTTCGCGGACCGCCCTCAGCGACCCGGTGTCAGGGTCTAGAACGTATGCGCCCTCAGATCGCATACCGACGTAGACCGAACCGCCGAAGCTCCCGAGATACTGGACGTACGATCGCGGGAGCGTCGACCGGTCGGTCCGCCACAGTTCCTCGCCGGTCGCGAGGTCGATCCCAGCGACGAGCGGCTCCTGTTCGGAGCGGGGACCGTAGTCGGTCGTGGCGACGACGGCGACGTCGTCGACGACCGTCGCGCCGATGGCGAAGTTGTGTTTGCCGTCCGACGGCGCCCCGAAGGTCCAGACTTTCTCCTCTGAGACCGCGTCGTACGCGTGGAAGTGGCCGCCGATCGTCTCGTAGCCGTCCGGGTCCGGGATGTACCCGAAGACGACGTACCGACCGTCCGTTCCGAACGCGTCCGCGGCGAGATTGTCCGTCGCGCCGTCGTACGACACGTCGTCCGCCCACTGGAGGCCGCTTCCGTGGGCCGCCTCCGCGGCGGCGTTGTATCCGTTGAAGTAGAACGTCCCACCGTCGGTCCAGATGTACTCGATTCCCGGTTCGGCCGTCCAGTTCTCGACCAGCGTGGCCTCGCCGGCCCCGTCCTCGCCACCGTCGCGGTTCTCGTCGTTCACCCCAGTGTCACTCGTCTCTCCGTCGGCCGTCGGCTCCTCGTCCTCGCCCTGGAGGCGGAGGCATCCGCCAACCCCGACGGACCCGACTCCGATCCCGACCGTTCCCAGCATTTCCCGCCGTCGCATGAGTCCCCGATGAAACCCCGTACGCATAAATATGTACCAAAGATGAGCAGTGAGGGCCCGCGAAGCCGGCTACCGCAACCGATAAGGCGGGAACATTGGTAATGAGTATCATTACATGTCGGGCGGAGACGATTACTCGAGGCGGAGCTGGCTGGCAGGATGTGGGGTGATCGGGCTCTCGACCTTCGGCGGCTGTCTTCGACTGATCGAAAACGACGGGAGCGAGGACGGCGGCGGGGTGCCGGGCGAAACCGAAAACGGGGGGCCAGCAACCGACGGCGAGAACGGCGGTGGCAACAGTGGGGACGAGATAACCGGAGTCGAACTCGCGCCGAACTGGTCGAAACGGGTGAGCGCCGTCACGGCGGCCGACGATGACTTCTTCATCCGCAAGGGTTTCACGGACCTCCTGCGTGTGCGACCGGACGGTCGAGAGGTATTCACGAGCGAGTTCGTGGACGACGGCATGCTTATGGTCGGTTCCGGACGCTCGAACACGCTCGCTGCCGGGGACAGCGGCATCTACGTCGGGGCGGGCGCACGAGAGGAGGGCGCGGGGGCGCGAATGTACGCACTCGACCCTGAGACCGGTGAGCAGCAGTGGTCCCACCGGGAGCCCACAGACGGCCTCCACGACGGTTTGCGCGCCGGGACAAAAACCGACGACCTCGTCCTGTACGCGAGCCAGAGTAGCGGATCGGGCGACGATCAAGAACCGATCATACGGGCGCTGGACCCCGCGGACGGCGAGGAGCGGTGGCACATTCGACGCGAGGGCGGCTTCGTCAACGGACTCGCCGTGGCCGATGACCGGCTGTTCGTCCAGGAGACCTTCGGCCTGTACGTGTACCGCCTCTCGACCCAGGAGTTGCTCTCGGAGAAACGAGTCTCGATCGGGTTCAGTCAGATCGTCGCGGACGACGACCTGTTGATCGTCCCGGGCGACACGGTCAGGGCGCTATCACTCCCGTCGGGCGACGAGCGGTGGTCGGTCGAGACAGGGCGAGCGGTCAGTACGACGCCGGGTGTCGGCGCTGGCGGTGTTTTCGTCGGCACTGAGTCCGGGTACGTGCTCGGTTTCGACCGGAAGAGCGGCGAGGAACGCTGGGAGAATCGGGTCGATGGCGTCGTCGAACACCCGCTGATCGTGGCCGACGGACTCGTCTGGGTCGCCACCGAGCGCGGCGACCTCGCGGCGTTCGACGCGGGAACTGGCGAGCAGGCGTACGCGGGGGAGGTCGCGCCCGACTTCCAGTTCACCGTCCAAAACGGCGTCCTCATCGACGACGAACGCGGTACCGCCTACGAGATACGACGAACGTGACCCCGGGTAGCGGCCACTCCTGTTCCGTCTCGATTATGAAACGTTCGTGTTTCCGCGGGACGACACGTTCGCTCAGATAGATGCGTGGATTGAAGGGAATCGGCCCGGAGATAGTGGTGTGAGCCGGACACGGTCGACACTCCTCGACAGGCCGCTCGACGTCCTCCTGCGCCCGGAGCGGCTCGTGGAACCACACGAGGACATGTACGATGGGTCCCTGTCAGTGAAAGCGCAGAGCACCGTCAGGTTACTGGTGTTCTACATGCTCAACGTCGTCCTCTATGCGACGCCGCTGACCATCGCCGGGTTCGGCGTCGCTGCCGACGCGACGGCGCCGGAGACGATCGCCCCGTGGCTGGGTCTCGTGATGGACCCGGACGGCGCCTGGGCGTTCCTCCTCTCGCTCGGACAGAACAGCCTGTTCCTGTTCGTCGCGACGGTCCTGACGCTGGTGACGTTCCACGTCGGGGTCCTGTTGACGCGGAGTTCCCAGGGACTGTTACTGACTATCAGGACGGTCACATACAGTACCGGCCTCTACCTCGCGACGATCTTCACCCTGGTCTGGTACCTCTCTATCGGAGACGCGATCGCCGTGGCCGACGACCTGTTGATCGCGCTACAGGCCTCGTTCGTCTACTTCTTCATCGACCTCCTGGGTACGGATCTGGCGTTGCCCGGCGGCCGTCCGGAGATGCTCCCGACGACGGGGCTGACGGCCGTCGGGACGGCCGTCCTCGTCGCGTTGATCGTCGCCGGTCTCTATTACCTGTACCTGCTGTACCTCGGGGCCCGTATCACCCACCGTGGCTCGCGGTTCGCCGGCCTCGTGGCCGTCGGGTTCGTCACCGTCTCGCCGGTCCTCTACGTGGTGGGCTCGATTCTCGCCTACGAGTTCTTCGGAGGTGTGTTCCTGTAACCATGACAAACCGACCGAACGCCGAAACCGATAGCCCGGAGCATCGTCCCGCACCCGGACGCGACCCCGACGACGTCGACGATGTCGACGACCCCGACGTCGGACCGGGAGTGTCAACTGGTGACGAAGTGCTCTACCAGACGCATCCGACCGTACGACCGGTACTGTTACTCATGGCGCTGACGCTCGTCGGCGCCGTCGTCGTCGCTGCCGTGCTCGCGACGAACCCGGACGTGGTCGGCGGCGACGACCTCGCGACGTTGTTGCTGGGGGTCGTCGGTACTGTTACCGTCTTGGTACTGTTGAAGCAGCTCATCAAGGTGTTCGTGATTCGGCGGACGACGTACACCATCACAGCGTCGGGGCTCCGCCGTGAGTACGAACTGTTCTACCGACAACGGGTGCGGGAGATTCCGGTTCACCAGTTGCGTGGACACGAATACGTCCAGAGCCGAGTCCAGACGCTTCTGGGATACGGGACGATACGGATGTTGACCGGCGGCACCAATCGGAGCCTCGGTTTCGTCGAGTTCGAACACATCGATGACCCGGCAGGGGTCCGCGAAGCGCTCCAGACCGTTGCCGGAGAGTGATCGTGACGCGGATCCGTCCGCATCGTGGCCCTAAGTGAATCTATGTCCCTGGGAGTCTACGCACGACGAACCACTAGAGCGAGAGCGTCACGGGTTCGATCCCGCGGGCGGCGAGGTACCGCTCGACGTGGGAGACGCGCTCGCCGATCTCTTCCGGTTTGTGGGAATCGGTGCCGACCGTCAGGTCCACGTCGTGCTCCGCGAGCACGTCCAGAAAGGCCGGCCCGGGGTGGAACTCGCCGTACTCGTCGAGCGCGCGCCCGGCGTTGAGTTCCGGGATCGTCCGCGAATCGGTCAGGGCCTCGGCCACCCGTCGGTAGTGCTCCTCGGTCGCGAACCCGCGCAGTTCGGGGTTGCGCTCGACCAGGTCGACGTGGGCGGCCACGTCGAACAGTTCCGACTCGATCAGGGCGACGAGGTGGTCGAAGTACTTCTCGACCGCTGCCTCGCGGTCGCGTTCTGACTGCTCGGCGAAGTAGGGCTCGACGTGGACGTTGACGCCGTCGAGGTAGTGGACGCTCCCGATCGAGTACTGGAAGTCGGCGGTCTCGAGGAACTCGCGGATCGCCGCCTCCTCGTCGGGATGGTAGTCCATCTCGACGCCGTCGTAGATGGCCACGTCGTGCTCCTCGCGGAGGCGCTGGATGGCCGCCCGACGGCGTTCGTAGGTCTGGTCGAGGTTGAAGCCGAGCAGGTGTTTCTGCTCGCTGATCGCCTCCCGGTCGGAGACGTTGCAGTGGTCGGCGATGCCCACGCCCGACAGGCCCGCCTCGGCGGCGGCCCTGACCATCTGGAACAGGAAGCGGCCGTCCGAGTACGTCGAGTGGACGTGGTAGTCCCGATCCATCGAACACTGGGACTCGGGCCCCTGCGTCCATAATCCGTGGCGGCGTTTCGGCGTTCGATGTGGGCTCGGCGACCGCTCGGGGCCAGCGGGAATCCGAGCCACCACGCATTTTTGACCCCTCCGCGAAGCGGGAGGTATGAACGCACTCGAGCTCTGGCTCCGGCTGGCGGCCGGGGTGGGCCTGATCCTGGCGAACGGGTTCTTCGTCGCCATCGAGTTCGCCCTGACGCGCGTCCGCCAGTACCCGAAGGCGGAGTTCGACCAGCCGGGCCTGCGGCGAGCCTGGGAGATGACCAGCGACCTGGAGATCTACCTGACGAGCTGTCAGGTGGGGATCACCGCCTCCTCCATCGCGGTGGGGATCGTCGCCGAGCCGGCGCTGGCGGCCGTCTTCGAGCCGTACTTCGCGAACTCGACGCTGGCCTCCGTCGGCGCCGGCGGGATCCTCGCCTTCCTCGTCATCAACCTGCTCCACCTGACCCACGGCGAGCAGACGCCGACGTACCTCGGCGTCGAGCGCACGAAGTTCGTCGCCCGCTGGGGCGCGACGCCGCTGTACTGGTTCGCCCGGCTCATCTCGCCCATCATCACGATCGGGGACTCGGTCGCGAAGTGGACGCTCGAACTGTTCGGCGTCGAGATGACCGGCGCCTGGCTGGAGACGGAAGAGGAGATCGTCGAGTCCCGCGCGGACCTGCGCAACCGGCTCGATTCCCTGCTCGAACGCGGCGACGTCTCCGAGGAACGCCGCGAGGAGATCCGCAACGCCCTCACCGTCGGCGAGGAGCCCATCTCGGCGGTCATGACCCCGACCGAGGAGATCCTCTTCCTCTCCACGACCGTCTCGGTCGCGGAGAACCTGAATCGCATCGGCGCCAGCCCCCACACCCGCTTCCCGCTGGTCGGCGACGCACCCGACGACTTCCGCGGCATCGTCTACGTCCCCTCGGTGATCGACCGGATCGACGACCTCCAGGCCGGCGAGGCGACCTTCGCGGACGTCGCCGCGCCGCCGATGACGATGGCGCCCGAGACGACCATCAGCGACGCCGTCGACCAGTTCCAGGCCGAGAGCCAGGAACTGGCGCTGGTCCTCTCGGAGGGCGAGGTCGTGGGCCTGCTCACCGCCACCGACGCCCTCGAGGCCGTCATGGGCGACATCGAGGACCCGCTGGACGAGTCGACCGACCTCGCCGCCGAGGGCCGCCGTCGAGACTAACTACTCGAGCCGCCGCCCGTCACGGGGACAGTACTCGTGGTCCTCGGCCGCCGTCCGGAACCCGCAGGTCGGACACTCCCGAACTGCGGGCGCCGACTCCTCGTCGCTCCCGCGGTTGCGAAACAGGAAGGGGACGAAGGGGAGAAAGAGGAAGACCGCGAGCGTGTCGAAGTACCACCAGAGCGCGACGGTGACCGCGAGGCTCCCGAGCAGTCCGACCGCCGCGGTCGCCGTCCGCGAACCGAGCATACCGGCGAGAGCGCTCCGGCGCTGAAAAGCGATGCGGGTCGATCAGCCCTCGTGGTCGAACCGGGCGACGAGGCCCACTGCGACCGCCAGTCCCGCCGCGACGCCCGCCCCGGCGGCTGGCCCGGTCCCGACCGGAATCGCGGGATCGTCCCCGGCGTCGGCCTGGCCGGTCGCCGCGCCCGGATCGTCGGCCGCCTGCGCTGGCGTCACCGGCGACGGCGTCTCCGGCGAGACCGTCGTCGCGTCGGCCCCGAGTGCCGTCCCGGTGCAGAGCGCCCCCAGGACGACGAGCGCGAGTGTCAGTCGCGCCGCTCGATCGATCACACAGTGCCCGTCCGTGCCGCCGTCGCGTATCGTTCCCATTCGTCGACCCCCCGGAAGCGACCGGCCGTCGGCCCCCCGCGGCCGGTCGGTGCGTTCCGTCGTAGTTTCCCTTTCGTTCCCGTTCCCATAGGGATTGGTCCTCACATCCGAGGCGGCGATAGACTCGGTCCGGCCGCAAGTCGTCGGCGCGTCCGCCGCCCGTCTGCCACTCCGATACATCTAAGGCGGGTGGTACGACAGGGGGAACCAGGGGACATGGACTGGGTGGACGTCGACGAGTGGGTCATCGACCCCTTCTTCGAGTGGATCGTCCCCGTCGTGAGTCTCGTCCTGCTGGGGCTGCTCATCGGCGTGGTACGGATGCAGGTGTCGGAGCCGTTCTTCCAGGCGCTCGACCTGGTCCTGCCGGCGCTTTTCGTGACGCTGATCGTCTGGCAGGGGCTGAAACTCCACGGGAGCGGGCTGACCACCGACGACCGCCGGACCGTCGCGATCTGGTACGCCATGGGGATCTACACGATGGTCGGCCTGGGCGGCTGGACGATCCTCTTGAACCTGCTGGGCCAGACCGTCCCGACGGGCGTCGAGGCGCTGACGGAAGTGGTCGCCGGCGGCTTCTTCGGCCTGCTGGTCGGGGTGGCACAGGTCCGGGCGAAGCAAAACGCCGAGGCGGCGACCCAGGCCCGCCTCGAACAGGAGTTCCTCGAGCGCCAGCAGGAGACCAACGAGGTCCTGAACCGGATCCTGCGCCACCACCTGCTGAACGGGCTGACGGTCATCCGCGGGCAGGCGCAACTGCTCGACGACCGGGTCGACGACGAGGGCGGCGAGTACGCCGCGACGGTGATCGACCGGGCCGACGAGATGACCGCCACGATCGAGGAGATCAGCGACATCACGCGGACGCTCACGGGCGAACCGGACCTGCGGCCGGTCGACCTCGGGGCCGTTCTCGGCGAGGAACTCGCGGCGCTCCGGGAGCGCTACCCGGACGTGACCGTCGGGGTCGACGGCGACCTCCCCGCGGACTGCACGGTCCGGGCCGACGACCTGCTGGGACGGGCCCTCGCGAACGTCCTCTCGAACGCCGTCGAGCACAACGACAGCGTCGCCCCGCAGGTGACGGTCACGGTCGAGTGCGAGGCGGAGGCGGTCGTGGTGTCGGTCGCCGACGACGGCCCCGGCATCCCCGAGGAGGTCCGAGCGGACGTCTTCGAGCCGAGCGAACGGGGCCTCGAGAGCGACGGCGAGGGGCTGGGCCTCTTCCTGACGGCGTCGCTGGTCGAACAGTACGGCGGCCGGATCTGGCTCGGTGACGGGACCGACGGGACGGTCGTCAACCTCGAACTCCCGCGGTAGTCACTCGAGGAAGTCGGGGAACTCGGTCTGTTTGGGGTCGCGGTCGGGCAACTCGGTCACCTCCGGCAGGTCGGCCACCACCGACGGGAGGTCCGTCGCCCGGCCGGCCGGTTCGTCGTCGCCGCCGGTGGCCGCCTCGTCGAGTTCCGCGCTGACGACCGCCTCCCAGACGTCTGCCCGGTCGGTCGCGTTGTCGACGGCGCGTTTGCGCTCCGTCCCCTTGCGTTTGCCCTCCTCGTAGGCGAGTTCGACGATGCTCGTGTCGTAGTTGGTCCCCATCGCCGCCCGGATCTCCTCGTACTCGTCTTCGTTTTCCTCGCCGAGCGAGGCGGCGACGCCGAGGGCGAAGGCGCGCTCGGTGGCCTCGTCGCGGTCGAGGCCGTCCCAGTCCCTGGCGAACCGTTTCTCGTAGAGGCTCATCGTTTGACCTTCTCGTCCGGATGGACCCGCAACCCCTGATCGGAGAAGCTGATCTTGTGGATGTCACAGTCGATGGCGGTCCCGCGCATCTTGATCGTCTGGACGCCCCGCGTCATCCCGCCGGCCTCCATGTAGTTGTGGAAGAACACGACCCCGTGGGCGAGGTAGTGCTCGTCGGAGTAGGAGGTGGGATCGGTCATCTCGGAGATCAGCAGAATGGTGGTGTCGGTCTGTTTCAGCGACGAGAGAAAGCCCGTGATCTCCTCGGACATGTCGGCGAAGAAGTGCTGGAGCAACATCGTCGAGTCGATGACCGCCCGGTCGATGTCGTTCGACTCGATGAACGCCGTGAGCCGGTTGGTCAGCCCTCCGTCGGTCCCGAACTGGGTGATGGTGCGCTTGCCCGCCTCCGTGACGAGGTTGAGAAACTGCACGCGATCGCTCCGCATCACCTTCTCGAAGCCGAAGTCGAAGTTGCTCATGTCGTGGACGAGTTCCTCTTTGGACTCGTGCATCGTCACGTAGAGGCAGTTCTCGCCGTTTCGGGCGCCCTCCGTGATGAACTGCGAGGAGAAGGTCGTCTTTCCGCTGCCCGGCGGCCCGCTGACGACGTAGAGCCGGTTCGACGGGAGCCCACCCGCGACGATATCGTCGAAACCCGGGACGCCGCTCGAAACTCGCATAGCAGAACCAGACCGACCTCCGGATATAGATGTTCCCACTGCGTTCTCAAACCTGAGAACCGAAGGCGAGATTCGCCGGCCGGCTCAGTCTCACAGGCGCCCGGCTGCCGCGGGGTCGGCGGCCAGCACTCGCTCGGTCGCGTCGGCGTCGAACCGGAGCGGCCGCCGCCACCACGGGCCCTTGCCCGAGTCGTCCGAGAGGCTCGTGACGACCCCGTTGGCCTCGCTGCCGGCGGACGGCGAACTCAGGGGGACGGCGGTGTCGTAGAGCCGGGACCCGTCGGGGTCGCCGTGGACGAGCACCCGCGCGTCGAACGGGTCGCGCCGGACGTGGGCGTTCTCGGCGAAGATCGTCCGCGCCTCGGCGTCGGCCGGGAATTCGGCGTAGGCGTCGCCCGGCAGCGGGTCGCGCGCCAGGCGGAACTGGCCGATCAGGAACGCGCCCCACTCCGGCGGCGCCCAGTCGGGGCCGTCGGTCGGGGTCGAGAGCGTGGCGTAGAAGAACAGGTAATCGCCGGCGGACAGCTCGGAGATGGGGGCGGCCTTCACGCCGTGGTCGTCGCCGTAGGTGTAGCGCTCGCAGTGGGGATACTCCCCGAACTGGGGGTCGAGGTGGACCGGTTCGTCGCGGTAGTCGGCCGGAATTTCGGTGTCGAGATCCAGGTCGGCGTAGGTCGGGACGGCGGCGTCCTCGCGGGTGGGTTTCGGCTCCGGGATGGGGACGTACTCGAAGGAGCCGTCGGCGTAGAGCGGGCCGCGAACGCCCGGCTCGTTGGTGTTGGCGGCGACGTTGATCGCGACGCTCTGCATACCGAGCGGTCGGTCGTGGGCGGGAAAACGTCGTCGCTACCGCAGCGGGGAGACGCAGTGTTTGCAGTAGCGGTACGTCGCCTCGTGTTCGTTGAACGTGCCACAGTGTTGGCAGACCGTGCCGTCCTCGTCGCCCGCCCGTCGACTCGACGCGTCTCGCTCCAGTCCGTCGGCCGCGGCCGCGTACTGCTCGCGCGACCCCGAGGCCCCCTCCGCCGACGGCTCGCTGTCCCGGAAGTACCGGTAGACCAGCAGCTGGAGCAGACTGAACCCGACGATGTACGCCACGATCCAGGTCCAGACCTCCATGCCATGTTATATGGTGCCACGGTACTTGGCTCTTCTGTCGGGGTCACGACCCGACGCGTCG
Above is a genomic segment from Halorientalis sp. LT38 containing:
- a CDS encoding PQQ-binding-like beta-propeller repeat protein, which translates into the protein MRRREMLGTVGIGVGSVGVGGCLRLQGEDEEPTADGETSDTGVNDENRDGGEDGAGEATLVENWTAEPGIEYIWTDGGTFYFNGYNAAAEAAHGSGLQWADDVSYDGATDNLAADAFGTDGRYVVFGYIPDPDGYETIGGHFHAYDAVSEEKVWTFGAPSDGKHNFAIGATVVDDVAVVATTDYGPRSEQEPLVAGIDLATGEELWRTDRSTLPRSYVQYLGSFGGSVYVGMRSEGAYVLDPDTGSLRAVREDWDVMKIYGESCGQIHGQTFFAASRRNGIGAYPIGDTGVSWRNGDVGTASTAPAVDNSLVVVGTDSGDVHALDRETGESQWDTNIGTTVGAVTTSALRVWVADRDTGLTAYDRSDGTRVHRSTKPVNRSALAVIDDVLLLGGNGARAYWIE
- a CDS encoding HAMP domain-containing sensor histidine kinase; this translates as MDWVDVDEWVIDPFFEWIVPVVSLVLLGLLIGVVRMQVSEPFFQALDLVLPALFVTLIVWQGLKLHGSGLTTDDRRTVAIWYAMGIYTMVGLGGWTILLNLLGQTVPTGVEALTEVVAGGFFGLLVGVAQVRAKQNAEAATQARLEQEFLERQQETNEVLNRILRHHLLNGLTVIRGQAQLLDDRVDDEGGEYAATVIDRADEMTATIEEISDITRTLTGEPDLRPVDLGAVLGEELAALRERYPDVTVGVDGDLPADCTVRADDLLGRALANVLSNAVEHNDSVAPQVTVTVECEAEAVVVSVADDGPGIPEEVRADVFEPSERGLESDGEGLGLFLTASLVEQYGGRIWLGDGTDGTVVNLELPR
- a CDS encoding hemolysin family protein, whose translation is MNALELWLRLAAGVGLILANGFFVAIEFALTRVRQYPKAEFDQPGLRRAWEMTSDLEIYLTSCQVGITASSIAVGIVAEPALAAVFEPYFANSTLASVGAGGILAFLVINLLHLTHGEQTPTYLGVERTKFVARWGATPLYWFARLISPIITIGDSVAKWTLELFGVEMTGAWLETEEEIVESRADLRNRLDSLLERGDVSEERREEIRNALTVGEEPISAVMTPTEEILFLSTTVSVAENLNRIGASPHTRFPLVGDAPDDFRGIVYVPSVIDRIDDLQAGEATFADVAAPPMTMAPETTISDAVDQFQAESQELALVLSEGEVVGLLTATDALEAVMGDIEDPLDESTDLAAEGRRRD
- a CDS encoding histidinol-phosphatase HisJ family protein, with protein sequence MDRDYHVHSTYSDGRFLFQMVRAAAEAGLSGVGIADHCNVSDREAISEQKHLLGFNLDQTYERRRAAIQRLREEHDVAIYDGVEMDYHPDEEAAIREFLETADFQYSIGSVHYLDGVNVHVEPYFAEQSERDREAAVEKYFDHLVALIESELFDVAAHVDLVERNPELRGFATEEHYRRVAEALTDSRTIPELNAGRALDEYGEFHPGPAFLDVLAEHDVDLTVGTDSHKPEEIGERVSHVERYLAARGIEPVTLSL
- a CDS encoding PH domain-containing protein, encoding MTNRPNAETDSPEHRPAPGRDPDDVDDVDDPDVGPGVSTGDEVLYQTHPTVRPVLLLMALTLVGAVVVAAVLATNPDVVGGDDLATLLLGVVGTVTVLVLLKQLIKVFVIRRTTYTITASGLRREYELFYRQRVREIPVHQLRGHEYVQSRVQTLLGYGTIRMLTGGTNRSLGFVEFEHIDDPAGVREALQTVAGE
- a CDS encoding RAD55 family ATPase; its protein translation is MRVSSGVPGFDDIVAGGLPSNRLYVVSGPPGSGKTTFSSQFITEGARNGENCLYVTMHESKEELVHDMSNFDFGFEKVMRSDRVQFLNLVTEAGKRTITQFGTDGGLTNRLTAFIESNDIDRAVIDSTMLLQHFFADMSEEITGFLSSLKQTDTTILLISEMTDPTSYSDEHYLAHGVVFFHNYMEAGGMTRGVQTIKMRGTAIDCDIHKISFSDQGLRVHPDEKVKR
- a CDS encoding DUF7577 domain-containing protein — protein: MEVWTWIVAYIVGFSLLQLLVYRYFRDSEPSAEGASGSREQYAAAADGLERDASSRRAGDEDGTVCQHCGTFNEHEATYRYCKHCVSPLR
- a CDS encoding PQQ-binding-like beta-propeller repeat protein, producing MIGLSTFGGCLRLIENDGSEDGGGVPGETENGGPATDGENGGGNSGDEITGVELAPNWSKRVSAVTAADDDFFIRKGFTDLLRVRPDGREVFTSEFVDDGMLMVGSGRSNTLAAGDSGIYVGAGAREEGAGARMYALDPETGEQQWSHREPTDGLHDGLRAGTKTDDLVLYASQSSGSGDDQEPIIRALDPADGEERWHIRREGGFVNGLAVADDRLFVQETFGLYVYRLSTQELLSEKRVSIGFSQIVADDDLLIVPGDTVRALSLPSGDERWSVETGRAVSTTPGVGAGGVFVGTESGYVLGFDRKSGEERWENRVDGVVEHPLIVADGLVWVATERGDLAAFDAGTGEQAYAGEVAPDFQFTVQNGVLIDDERGTAYEIRRT